Proteins co-encoded in one Kocuria flava genomic window:
- a CDS encoding ABC transporter permease, with the protein MSSPLLRFLARRLLHTAVVLLGVLVVVFALLQLVPGDPVRVALGTRYTQESYDALREASGLDRPLPVQFLAYLGNALTGDLGVSFRSGEPVTLILLDRLPATVSLGLTGITVALLITFPLGTWAALRRGSAADGGIRAVSQFGVSVPDFWLGLLLIIVFSTVLGLLPPSGYVPFTEDPWGWLQRVVLPGLAVGVVSGSILTRYVRSAVLDVVGSDYVRTARSKGLPRRTVVGRHVLRNALVPILTVAGVQAATMLGGLIVIEVVFAWPGLGRLVFDAVAARDYPVVQGAVLLIALVFLLINLLVDILYAVVDPRIRAS; encoded by the coding sequence ATGAGCAGCCCGCTGCTGAGGTTCCTCGCCCGACGGCTGCTGCACACCGCGGTGGTGCTCCTCGGGGTCCTGGTCGTGGTCTTCGCCCTCCTCCAGCTCGTCCCCGGGGACCCCGTCCGGGTGGCCCTCGGCACCCGCTACACCCAGGAGTCCTACGACGCCCTGCGGGAGGCCTCCGGGCTGGACCGGCCGCTGCCCGTGCAGTTCCTCGCCTATCTCGGCAACGCCCTGACCGGCGACCTCGGGGTCAGCTTCCGCAGCGGCGAGCCGGTCACCCTGATCCTGCTGGACCGGCTGCCGGCCACCGTCTCCCTCGGCCTCACCGGCATCACGGTCGCGCTGCTCATCACGTTCCCGCTCGGCACCTGGGCCGCCCTGCGCCGTGGCTCCGCGGCCGACGGCGGGATCCGCGCCGTGAGCCAGTTCGGCGTCTCGGTCCCCGACTTCTGGCTCGGGCTGCTGCTGATCATCGTCTTCTCCACGGTGCTGGGGCTGCTGCCCCCGTCCGGGTACGTGCCCTTCACCGAGGACCCCTGGGGCTGGCTCCAGCGGGTGGTCCTGCCGGGCCTGGCCGTGGGCGTGGTCTCCGGGTCGATCCTGACCCGCTACGTGCGCTCGGCGGTGCTCGACGTCGTCGGCTCCGACTACGTGCGCACCGCCCGGTCCAAGGGCCTGCCCCGGCGCACGGTGGTCGGCCGGCACGTGCTGCGCAACGCCCTCGTCCCGATCCTCACCGTGGCCGGCGTCCAGGCCGCCACGATGCTCGGCGGGCTGATCGTCATCGAGGTGGTCTTCGCGTGGCCGGGGCTGGGCCGGCTGGTCTTCGACGCCGTCGCGGCCCGCGACTACCCGGTGGTCCAGGGCGCCGTGCTGCTGATCGCCCTGGTCTTCCTGCTGATCAACCTGCTGGTGGACATCCTGTACGCCGTCGTCGACCCGAGGATCCGTGCGTCATGA
- a CDS encoding DUF1028 domain-containing protein yields the protein MTYTVIARTADSRLLGAATASCSLAVGNAVPALVPTAGVVASQAWTNRRLRFEMLRGLHRGRTAEEAIAGLADVDADLALRQVAALPVQGPGAHQTGGLCTPWAGGTAGQDFVVIGNYLAGPEVVDAMGEAAARALAVPALTSLELGRALVACLRAGQDAGGDSRGQQSAAVVVADTLAGFQYPVLLDVDLRADDSAAPLDDLDRMLELKARAHPAPAEVVPRTQVPPRPEDEQLWSTVLS from the coding sequence TTGACCTACACCGTCATCGCCCGCACCGCGGACTCCCGCCTGCTGGGGGCCGCCACCGCGAGCTGCTCGCTGGCCGTGGGCAACGCCGTGCCCGCCCTCGTGCCCACCGCCGGTGTCGTGGCCTCGCAGGCGTGGACCAACCGCCGGCTGCGCTTCGAGATGCTGCGCGGTCTGCACCGGGGGCGCACGGCCGAGGAGGCGATCGCGGGCCTGGCCGACGTCGACGCCGACCTCGCGCTGCGCCAGGTCGCGGCCCTGCCGGTGCAGGGCCCCGGCGCCCACCAGACCGGCGGGCTGTGCACGCCGTGGGCCGGGGGCACGGCCGGGCAGGACTTCGTGGTGATCGGCAACTACCTGGCCGGCCCGGAGGTCGTGGACGCCATGGGCGAGGCCGCGGCCCGGGCGCTGGCCGTCCCCGCGCTGACGAGCCTCGAGCTGGGCCGCGCGCTCGTGGCGTGCCTGCGGGCGGGCCAGGACGCCGGCGGGGACAGCCGCGGTCAGCAGAGCGCGGCCGTGGTCGTGGCCGACACCCTCGCGGGCTTCCAGTACCCGGTGCTGCTCGACGTCGACCTGCGCGCCGACGACTCGGCCGCGCCCCTCGACGACCTCGACCGGATGCTCGAGCTCAAGGCGCGCGCCCACCCGGCCCCGGCCGAGGTCGTGCCCCGCACCCAGGTGCCGCCGCGGCCGGAGGACGAGCAGCTGTGGTCGACGGTGCTCTCCTGA
- a CDS encoding ABC transporter substrate-binding protein: MARGARTAALASALGLVLAGCSAGEGVDLAGAGEVDTEDYLEVAIAGEPDQLDPHSTSAYFSFQILENVYDTLVEPDAELEMQPALAESWEVSEDQLSWTFHLREGVTFHDGSAFTAEDVVYSYDRIIDEQLANAYRLAAVEDVVAVDEHTVRIDVSQPTPALLAAIGGYKGMAIVERGNVESGDVQLDPVGTGPFEVVGNAASTAVTLRANEDYWGEGPHVPGVVYRFISEGTTALADLTAGEVHWTDSIPPQRVESLRRNPDVEVASVPSTDYWYLTMNQARPPFDSRDARRAVAQALDREALAQVTWYGSATVNQTAVPETSVWYHEYAPFEQDLDRARELAESSGLTGRTVGLMVTNEHPETVTAAQVVAANLAEIGVATEIRTLDFATWLDEQARGNFDMLLLGWLGNVDVNDYYYNQHHSEGSNNAQGYSSPEVDRLLDAGRTETDPEARKELYDRAAERIVDDASYVYLYNPDVVQAWAPELEGYEPRPDRAVRFKDVRLEEGTG, from the coding sequence ATGGCACGCGGAGCACGGACCGCCGCCCTGGCCTCCGCCCTCGGGCTGGTGCTGGCCGGCTGCTCGGCCGGTGAGGGCGTGGACCTCGCCGGGGCGGGCGAGGTCGACACCGAGGACTACCTCGAGGTCGCCATCGCCGGGGAGCCCGACCAGCTGGACCCCCACAGCACCAGCGCCTACTTCTCCTTCCAGATCCTCGAGAACGTCTACGACACGCTCGTCGAGCCGGACGCGGAGCTCGAGATGCAGCCGGCCCTGGCCGAGTCCTGGGAGGTCAGCGAGGACCAGCTGTCCTGGACCTTCCACCTGCGCGAGGGCGTGACCTTCCACGACGGCTCCGCGTTCACCGCCGAGGACGTCGTCTACTCCTACGACCGGATCATCGACGAGCAGCTGGCCAACGCCTACCGCCTCGCCGCGGTCGAGGACGTCGTCGCGGTGGACGAGCACACCGTGCGCATCGACGTGTCCCAGCCGACCCCCGCGCTGCTGGCCGCGATCGGCGGGTACAAGGGCATGGCCATCGTCGAGCGGGGGAACGTGGAGAGCGGGGACGTCCAGCTCGACCCGGTGGGCACGGGCCCGTTCGAGGTGGTGGGCAACGCCGCGAGCACGGCCGTGACCCTGCGCGCCAACGAGGACTACTGGGGCGAGGGTCCCCACGTGCCGGGGGTCGTCTACCGGTTCATCTCGGAGGGCACCACGGCGCTCGCGGACCTCACCGCCGGGGAGGTGCACTGGACCGACTCCATCCCGCCGCAGCGGGTGGAGTCGTTGCGGCGCAACCCCGACGTCGAGGTCGCCTCCGTGCCCTCGACCGACTACTGGTACCTCACCATGAACCAGGCCCGCCCGCCCTTCGACTCCCGCGACGCGCGCCGGGCCGTGGCGCAGGCCCTCGACCGGGAGGCCCTCGCCCAGGTCACCTGGTACGGCAGCGCCACCGTCAACCAGACCGCGGTCCCCGAGACCTCCGTGTGGTACCACGAGTACGCGCCCTTCGAGCAGGACCTCGACCGGGCCCGCGAGCTCGCCGAGAGCTCGGGCCTGACCGGGCGGACCGTCGGCCTCATGGTCACCAACGAGCACCCCGAGACGGTCACGGCCGCCCAGGTGGTCGCCGCGAACCTCGCCGAGATCGGGGTCGCCACGGAGATCCGCACCCTCGACTTCGCCACCTGGCTCGACGAGCAGGCCCGCGGGAACTTCGACATGCTGCTCCTGGGCTGGCTCGGCAACGTCGACGTCAACGACTACTACTACAACCAGCACCACTCCGAGGGCTCGAACAACGCCCAGGGCTACAGCAGCCCGGAGGTCGACCGGCTCCTGGACGCGGGGCGCACCGAGACCGACCCGGAGGCCCGCAAGGAGCTCTACGACCGGGCGGCGGAGCGGATCGTGGACGACGCCAGCTACGTCTACCTCTACAACCCCGACGTGGTCCAGGCGTGGGCGCCCGAGCTGGAGGGCTACGAGCCCCGCCCGGACCGCGCCGTGCGGTTCAAGGACGTCCGGCTCGAGGAGGGCACGGGATGA